The Stigmatella aurantiaca DW4/3-1 genome contains the following window.
CGGTGAGGAACTTCAGGTCGTCCACCGCGTAGATGTTCGACGGATCGCACATCGCCACGATGAGCGACGGGCCCGCGCGGTTGACGGGGATGACCAGGTGCTTCTCGGCGACTTCCTTGGGGACGAGCTTGATGATCTCCGGATCAACGTCGAAGTCCTTCAGGTTGATCGCGGGCACGCCGTACTGCTTGGAGAGGAAGTCCGTGAGCTTGGACTCTTCGATGGCGCCCGTCTTGATGAGGGCCGTGCCAATGCGCGTACCGCTCTTCTGCTGTTCCTCCTGCGCTTTGCGCAGAGCCTGGACAGTGATGAGGTTCTCACGGACCAGCAATTCACCCAGACGACCGGACATTCAGGAGCCTCGTTACGATTAGGAAGAACGCGCAGGACCCCTCGGAGCGCGCGGCACTGGCGAGGGGCTGGTCTCAAGGGACCGTCTCAAGGGACCCACAATAGGAAATCCGTTGAGGATTAGATGGAATGGATGCAGGGCCTGTCAAGGTAAGCGCCCCAATCGCTCCAGGCGGGCCAAACCATTGAACTGGCACGGAAAATCCGTCACACGTCTGCCCGGGCAATGACCGTGCGGGCAGCCTCGACATCGCGCTTGATCTGCCCGGTCAGCTCTGCCACGGAGCCAAAGCGCTGTTCGGGCCGCAGCCGCTCCAGGAACTGGACGCGCAGCTCCTGGCCGTAGAGGTCTCCGCTGAAGTCCATCAGGTGGGCCTCGATGGTCACCTCGGAGCCACCAAAGGTAGGCTTCACACCGATGTTGGCCGCCCCCGGGCGCCAAGGGCTGGACGGCTCGTTCTTCACGCGCACTCGGATGGCGTAGACGCCCGGCGCGGGCCTCAGCTCGTTCTGGGTGTCCACGTTGGCGGTGGGAAAGCCGATCCCGCGGCCCCTGCCCGCCCCCGTCACCACCGTGCCATCCAGATCGAAGGGCCGCCCCAGCAGCCGGTGCGCCGCGCCCACGCGCCCCTCGAGGATGTACTCGCGCACCCGGCTGGAGGAGGCCACGACGCCATCCACGGTGACGGGGGCCACCTTGTGCACCCGCGCGCCCCGGCGCAGGGCCGCCTCCGCCAAGGTGTCCACCGTTCCCGAGCGCTTGGCGCCGTAGGTGAAGTCGCTGCCTACCACCAGGGACTTGATGCCCAGCTCGTCCAGCAGCGCCTCCTCGAAGGCCGCGGCGGAGGTGCGCGCGTACTCGCGGGAGAAGGGCTGCACCACCGCGGCACTCAGGCCACACGCCTCGAAGAGCTCCAGCTTGCGCGGCAACAGGGTGATGAGCTTGGGGGCCAGGTCCGGCTGAAGCACCTTGCCCGGGTGGGGGTGAAAGGTGAACGCGGAGGCCACGCCGTGGCGGCGCGCTTCCGCGAAAAGGGCCTGGTGGCCCACATGCACCCCATCGAAATTGCCCAACGCGAGCGCCCCTCCAGCCAGCTCCCGCGCCTCCGCCACCGAGTGGAAGACCTTCATGCCCCTCCGTATACCCTCAACCCCGCGCTTTTGCCCTGTTCAACACCCGCGCCCTCGTGCATAGAGCGCGGCCCACGCCATGGCCCGTCCCCGCCTGCTGCCCGACCCGGTTGGGCTGAAGTTCATGAACCTGGAAGCCCCGCCGGACTGGGATGCCGAGTTCGGCTTCCCAGGCCCCCTGGAGCTGGAGATCGGCTCTGGCGCGGGGGGCCACGCCCTGGAGTACTGCCGCCGCAACCCCCAGGTGCGCTACGTGGCCTTCGAGTGGCGCAAGAAGTACGCCCGCGACACCCAGGCGCGGGGGGAGAAGATGGGGCTGAAGAACCTGCGCGTCCTCGAGGCCGACGCCCGCGCGGTGGTGCCGCGCCTGTTCGCCGCGGGCTCCCTGGCCGCCATCCACCTCCAGTTCCCCGATCCCTGGTGGAAGCGGGCCCACTTCAAGCGCGCCATCATCCTGCCGGATTTCGCCCGCGTGCTGCTGGACAAGCTGGCCCCCGGAGGCCGGTTCGACATGCGCACGGACGTGGAGGACCGAGGGCACGCCATGCTCTCCATCCTCGAAGAGGTGGGCTTCCTCAACCCGCTGGGCCAGGGCGTCTTCCACCCGTACGATCCCGAAGAGGTCCCCTCCACCCGGGAGCGGCGCTATCTCCAGAGCGGAGAGCCCGTCTACCGGGGCCGGCTGGTCAAGCCTGGCTGATTGCCCAACAAGGGGGAGACTTGGCTTCTCCTGCATCTCCAGAGAGAATCGGAACGCTTGCGCGGCAGGAGGGTTCTCCCAGCGTGGGGACAACGCCGGACAGTTCCAACAAGAGGATGCCCGAGGGCGGCCGCCGCGCTGGAAGCGAGGGGGCCGGCCGCACCGTGCTCATCGTGGATGACGATCCCACCCACGTGCAGCATGTGCGCGAAGGGCTGGCCCCCCAGGGCTACCGCTTCCGGGAAGCGCGTGACGGCGCCCAGGCCCTGTCGGCCATCCGCGAGCACCGGCCGGACCTCATCCTCATGGATGTGGAGATGCCTGGGCTGGGAGGGGTGGAGGTGTGCCGCATCGTCAAGGCGAACGCGGGCGAGGGCGGCTTTGGCTTCATCCCCGTCATCCTCATGACGGCGCGCCAGGCGGCCGGCAAGGTGGAGGGGCTGGAGCTGGGGGCGGATGATTACCTGGTCAAGCCCTTCGACATGCTGGAGCTGTCGGCGCGGGTGAAGTCCATGCTGCGCCTCAAGGCGCTCCAGGACGCGCTCATCGAGAAGAACCGCGAGTTGGACCGGGCCAACAAGGAGCTGGCCCGCAAGCGCGAGGAGCTGCTGACGCTCAGCCGCACCGACCCGCTCACCAGCCTGTCCAACCGCCGCTATTTCGAGGAGCGGCTGGCAGAAGAGTTCGCCCGCGCCCGGCGCTACCGCTCGCCCTTGTCGCTGGTCATGCTGGACATCGACCACTTCAAGCGCATCAACGACACGTATGGGCATCCGTTCGGAGACGAGGTGCTGCGCGCCGTGGCCCTGGTCTCCCGCACCCGGCTGCGGGAGGTGGACCTGCTGGCCCGCTACGGAGGGGAGGAGCTCATTGCCCTCCTGCCGGAGACCAGCCCCGCCGACGCCTTGCGGGCGTGCGAGCGGGTGCGCGAGGCCATCGAGTCCCTGCGCCTGGACTACCGCGCCAGCGATGGCACCTCGCAGAAGGTCAGCTGCACGGCCTCCCTGGGGCTCGCCTCCCTGCCCAGCGTCCCCCTGCAAACCGCCGAGGACCTGCTCCGCGCGGCGGACGAGTGCCTCTACAAGGCCAAGGAAGCAGGCCGCAACCGTGTTCGCCAGTATGAGGAGTGACGCCATGCCGCTTTGCGCGCGGCCTGCTTTGGCCTAGATCGTCAGCCATGCGACCCGCAATGCCGTTGCTCGTGCTGACCCTGCTCGCCCTCGCCGGATGTGGCCAGAGCACGCCCGTGGCGGCGTACGAGACCTTCCACGCCCAAGTGCAGAAGCGGGACTACAAGAAGGCCTATGCGGCGCTCTCCCAGGCCACCCGGGACGGGGTGGCACGCCAGGGCGAGGCCGTCCTCAAGGCCTCGGGGGGCGCCGTGAAGGCGGAGCCCTACGAGCTGTTCTTCTCGAATTCCGCGTTGCCGCCCGATGTGACCGAGGTCACGCTGCTCCGGGAGGAGGGCGACAAAGCAACCGTGCGCGTGCTCTTTTCAGGTCAAACTCGCGAGGTCCGGCTGGTCCGGGAGGCTTCCGAGTGGAAGATTGATTTATCAGATTCCATCAAGCCATGAGGCAGGATGCTCCCCTGACCCTTGGCTATCAGGTAACGTGAAACCGTGAACGATCGGAAGCCACGGCGGATAGCTCCCGCAGTCGAGGTCATCCGGCGCCCTGCCGCGACGCAGGGTGCCTCCTCTTCAACGCAGACACCCGCCGTCAGTCCCTCTCCCCGCCCTGTCGCGCCCACCCCGCGAGCCCCCGTGACGCCCAGCGCACCGGTGGCCCCGAGCGCCCCCGTCGCGCCCAGCCCCTCGGTAGCCCCCAGCGCACCGGTGGCTCCCAGCGTCTCGCCGAGCCTCTCGCCAAGCCCGTCGCCGAGCCCCAGGCCCACCGTGCCCGTCCCGCGGGGCCCCGTCGCCCCCCGGGCACCTGGCGCAGCGCCTGGCTTCTCGCCCCGGCCCATGGGCGGCAGGCCACCTCCCCGCTCAGGGCCCCCTCGCCCACCTCCCACGCCGGAGCAGATCCTCGCCCTGGCCCAGCGCGAGCACGTGCCCGCCCGCATCGCCAAGGGCGAGCTGGAAGGGAAGATGAAGTGCCGCATCTGGCGCAAGCTCCACGCCGAGGAGGCCAAGCGCTTCGACCAGGTGTACGCGTTGATGGGCCAGCACCCCGGGCTGTCGCTCGGAGATGGGTTTGGCGTCGTCCAAAGTGGGATGACCGTGGCCGAGTTCCTGGCGCGCAAGGAGCGCACCCAGCGCAAGGCGGCCATCAAGCAGGCCCGGGGCGAGGTGGACAATGAGGCCATCTCCTCCTTCCTCGCCACACTCGTGGCCGCCAAGTCGGAGATGGCCGTGGTGCTCGCGGAGCGGACGGTCCTCGACTCGCTCGTCTCCGAGGAGCCCATCTCCTTCGCCTTCGAGCGGACCGGCCGGATGGAGAAGCTCCAGGTGGTGCTGCTCACGCGCCGGTCCGACTGGGAGAAGCTGCTGCCCACGATCGAGCGGGACTCCAAGCTGACGCAGAAGCCCGCCAACGTGGCCCGGCAGCCCGACAAGCGCCCCTACTCGGATCCCCGCCCCTTCCTGCCCCAGGTCGGCCAGAAGGTGCGCCTGGTGCTCCGCAACGGCATCACCCTGACCCAGCCCCTGCTCAAGGCCGGCCGGTTCGATCTGCTCCTGGGACAGGCGGGCAACGAGCTCTTCGTGCCCCTGCACGCCATTCTGCGGTTCGAGCCGGTCTCCCAGGAGCCCGCCCCCGAAGCCGAATGAACGCCTCCATGCACTTTTTCTCCAAGCTCATCAAACCCCTGCTGGCCCTGGCGGCCGCGGGGCTGATGCTCCAGGCGGCCCAGGGGTGCACCTCGGAGAAGGGCTCCGCGGACAAGGGCCCCGCCTACGCGCCTGCCCCGAAGGCGCGCGCTCCGGGCGAAGGGCCGCGCGTCATCACCCTCGATGTGACGGAGAAGGGCTATGAGCCCAGCCCCATCGCCCTCAACAAGGATGAACCGGTGAAGCTCGTGGTGACCCGGAAGACGGATCACACCTGTGCCACCGAAATCATCCTGAAGGACTACGGCATCAACACGCCGCTGCCGCTGAACACGCCGGTGGAGATCGCCTTCACACCGGACAAGACCGGCACCCTGACCTACGGCTGCGCGATGGGTCAGATGATCAGCGGCACGTTCATGGTGGAGTGAGCCCCCGCCCCGCCCGGGAGGGCGAGGCCAGGCGCTTCTCATGAGCGGCGCGGCGGAACTGTTCACGCGGCATGTCTTCCTCGATCTCGAGACGACGGGGCTCGACCCCCGCGTGGACGAGGTCATCGAGCTGGGGGCGCTCTTCTTCGAGCACGGCCGGGAGGTGCGCCGCATCGCCCGGATGTATGCCCCGTCCCGGCCCCTGCCCATCACCATCCGCCGGCTCACGGGCATCGAGGATGCGATGCTCGCCGGCAAGCCCCGCTTCGGCAGCGATCTGGACGAGCTGCGCGAGGCGCTGACCGGCTGGACGGTGGTGGCGCACAATGCCCCCTTCGAGAAGGGCTTCCTGCCGAAGCTGCTGGGCCCCATCCGGGCCCCGGTGCTCGACTCGTGCGAGCTGCTGCACTACCTGCACCCAGAGCTGTCCAGCCACTCGCTGGAGGCGATGATGCGCTGGGCCGGGCTCAAGCCGCGCAGCACCCACCGCGTGGAGACGGACTGCGAGGCCACCTACGCGGTGCTGAGCCGTGCCCTCGAGGGCTGCATCCGGGAGGGCCGGGCGGACGACATCTCGGACCTGCTCGCCGTCCTGGACCCTCAGGCACGCGGAGGGTTGCGGCTGGCCCAGGTGGAGGCAGGCGAAGCCCCAGCGTCGGAGTCCCCCGCGGAAGAGCGTCCGCTGCTTGCGATGCTGCACCGCCTCTGGGAGGCCTGCCGCGCCACGCCCGTGGCCTTGACGCTGCAAAAGACCGGCGGCTTTCTGCCAGGCCAACCCGAGCGCCTGCGCGCGGGGGGCGCCAAGGCCCCGCCCGAGCCCGAGCCCGACACTCCCGTGCAACCGGTGCGCCCGGAGGAAGTGCAGGCCTTGCTGGGACCTGGCGGCGCGCTGGAACGCTCGGTGGAGGGGTTCACCAGCCGGCCCGCGCAGCTCGACATGGCGCAGGCGGTCGCGCGCACCCTCTCGGAAGGGGGCCGGTTGGCGGTGGAGGCGGGCACGGGCACGGGCAAGTCGCTGGCCTACCTGGCCCCGGCGGCGCTGTTCGCCGCGCGCAATGGGCGCAAGGTGGGCGTGGCGCCACACACGAAGACACTGCAGGACCAGCTCATCGACAAGGACTTGCCCCGGCTGCACCGCGCCACGGGCGGCGCCTTTGGCTACGCCCTGCTCAAGGGGCAGACAAATTACGTGTGCCGCCGGCGTGCGTTGGATGCCACGCTGGCGGAGCCTGGAATGCGGCACGAAGCCCGGGCCCCCCGCGCCTACCTCCGGGCCTTTCTGCGCCGCAGCCCGGACGGAGACCTGGACAAGCTGAGCCACTGGTTTCGCGAGCGCTTCCCGGTGCTGGGGGCCCTGGTGCCCTCGGTCCGCTCGGAGGCCGCGACGACCCTGGGCGAGAAGTGTCCGCACCACCGGCGCTGCTACTACCACTCGGCGGTGGCCCAGGCGCGCGCCGCGGACGTGCTCGTCATCAACCAGTCCCTGGCGTTCGCCTGGCCCCAGCGCTACCCGAAGCTGGACCACCTGGTGCTGGACGAGGCGCACGAGGTGGAGGACGTGGCCACCACGGCGCTCACGCTCGAGCTGTCGGACTCCGCCTTCGCCCGGCTCACCGAGCGGCTCCATGGGCGCGATGGGCGCCATGGCTTCTTCGCGGAGCTGCGGCGCGCCCTCGCCGGGACGCGACGGGCCGAGGGCAAGCGGCTGATGAGCGACGTGGAGTCCGCGCTCCACACCCTCCTCGCCGTGGCCCGGGACCTGGGGGAGCGGGTGACGGCCCTCTGCGAGCCAGCGGCCACCCCCAACGAAGACTCAGACGAGACGGCGTACGCCCCGGAGCTGCGGGTGACCGAGGCCGTGAGGGCCTGGCCCACCTGGGCCCCCGTGCATGAAGGCCTGGGGGACATGCGCGAGGCGCTGAGGGAGCTCCACAAGCTGCTCGCGGTGCGGACCTTGGAGCTCCTCCCCGAGCTGGCGGCGCGGCAACCCGCGCTCGAGCGGGAGCTGTCAGGCGCCGTCTCCGAGCTGACCGAGCTGACAGGGCTGGCGGAAGAGCTCTCCGGGGAGCCTTCCCGGAGCCGGTGCTACGCGGCCACGGCGGAGCCCAAGCGGCACCGGTGGAGCCTGGGCGCGCAGCCGGTGGACGTCTCCGCCTTTGTCGCCCATGAGTTCGCGGCGCAGAAGCGGGCGCTGGTGCTCACCTCGGCCACGCTGAGCACGGGGCCCGAGAGCCCCTTCGTCCTGAAGCGGCTGGGGCTGCTGGGCCGCGGCGAGGGGCCCGCCCCCCACCTGTTGCGCGCCCCCTCCCCCTTCCAACTGCGCAAGCAGGCGCTGGTGGTGCTGGTGACGGATGCGCCCCGCGCACACGAGGAGCCCTTCATCGCGTGGGCCGCCCTCCGCATCTCCGGGCTCGCCCAGGTCATGGGCGGCCGGGTGCTGGGCCTGTTCGCCTCCACCCGGCGCATGGAGCGCATCGCGCGAGAGGTTCAGACACGGCTGGACCCGTGGGGCATCGAGGTGATGCGGCAGACCCGCGGGCACGGCCGCTCCCTGGCCGCCCGCCAGGAGCGGGACTCGGGCACGGTGCTGCTGGGCACCAAGAGCTTCTGGCAGGGGGTGGACATCCCTGGCCGGGGCGTGGCGTGCGTCTTCATCGACAAGCTGCCGCTGGAGCCCGCCTCCCGGCCGCTGGTGGCGGCCCGCGAAGAGACGCTGGCCCGCGGCGGCAACGAGTACCTGGGCTTCCTCCAGTACCGGATGCCCCGGGCGCTGCTCCTGCTCCGGCAGGGCGTCGGACGGCTCATCCGCTCCCAGGAAGACCGGGGGGTGGTGGTGATCGCCGACCCGGGCCACCCGAGCTACCGCCAGCACCTGCTCGATGCGCTGGCCGGCTACCGGGTGGAGGCGCTGCCCTGGGCGCAGGCCCGGCTGAAGCTCCACGCGGAACTCCAGGAGATGGGGCTCACGGTCGAGCGTCACCGCCCGTGAGCCCTCGGAGCCCCTACAACCGGGCGCGGAACCGGGTCTCCAGCCCCTTGAGGTCCTCCACCCAGTCGCCCTGGATGCCCTGCTGCTTCGCGCGCTCCAGCGCGTGCTGAAGCACCAGCACATCGTCCTCCTGCTGCTTGCGCAGCCCGGCGATCATGTTCCGCGTGGCATCGAAGATGTCCTTCAGCTCGTCCTTCTCGCGCAGACCGTAGGGCGGCGGGCGGAACTGCCCCGCGGCCACGTCGTTCACCATGCGCCGGATGCGCATCAGCGGCCCGGCCACCCGGTGCGTCAACACGATGGTGGTCAGGGAGATGATGACGATGAAGCCAATCAGACACCCCACGAACACCAGCCACATCAACTGCTGGCGGCGCACCAGCTCCGTGCCCTGCGCGGCGACGGCGGCCCGCTCCGCCTCGTAGCGCTCGTCGATGGCCCGGGAGGTGGCCTGGAGCTGGGCCACGAAGACCGGATCCCCCATCTTCTGGAGCAGCTCATTGGAGAGCGTGGCGTTGGACAGCTCGCGGCTGGCCTGCGCGGCGAGCGAGCGGGCATTCAGGGAGGCACTGGCCTCGTTCACCAGCGCCTGGGCGCTCTGGAAGAGGAAGGCACCCAGCAGTGCCGCCAACACCATCGACACGGCGACCAGGTAGATGGCGAACTTGAACTGGACGCGCGGCTCGATGAGGAAGTTGCGCCACCGGCGCTTCTTGCTGGGATCCTGGGGGTACTTGGACATGAATCAGGTGCTCCACTCGAAGGTTGACGCGACCTCCTCGATGGCCTTGGGAACCAGCGCCTTGAGGAGTTCCGCGGGTTCGGCGCCGGCCGCTTGCACGTCCACCTGACCGAGCAGCGCCAGATCCGGATAGCTGAGACAGAGGATCGCGATTCGCAGGCCCCCGCTCTCGGTGGCTTGGATCTGCGCGCTGAGCCGGTACCCGGAGATACCGTGCTTCTGAAGAACGCCCTGGGCGGCCTTCTTGGGCTCCTTCTTGGGCGCCAGCTTCGCGCCCCGGAGGATGAGCCGGCGCTTGAGGCGCTCCTCCGTGGCCTTCAACAGCTCCGGCGTCAGCTTGCCGGTGGTGTCCTTCACACCCTCCAGGTCGACATACAAGCGCGGCGGCCGAGACTGGAAGTCCTCCAGGGTCTTGATGGCATCGCGGATGGCCCCCAGGGTGGCCGCATCCTCCTCGTGGTGCGCCTTCAGGCACTCCAGTCCCGCCGTCTCCCGGAGCGTCGCCAGCCCCTTGGCGGCCGCCGCCCGGACCACCTCGCTGGCATCCTTGAGCCCCGCGCACAGGGGCACCACGGCCTCGGGCTCCTCCGTGGCCCCGAGCACCAGCGCCGCCTGAGAGCGAACGCGTGGATCCTTGCCCTTCTCCAACTGCCGGCTCAGGAAGGCCACGCGCGAATCCACCTGCGCGGAGGCAGGCAGGGTCAACAGCAAGAGCGCGATGAAAAGAAACCGCATGGGTGTGCACCACTCTAGCTTGCTTGACCGCACTCGCGGTGAGGAACGCCGAGACTTCCCTACCCTCGCCCGGCTCGAGGTAACCCCCGGTCCCACCTTCACGCTTGCACCCTGCCCCCCCGGGTATCCAGGGACCAAGAACTCCTGCGAAGCGGGCTCTTGTGGCATATACCCACACCATGCCTTCCGCCCTTACCGCCTCTCAAATCCGCGAGGCGTTCCTCCAGTTCTTCGAGGCGCGCGGCCACCGCCGTGTGGCCTCCTCCCCGCTGGTTCCCCAGAACGATCCGACCTTGCTCTTCACCAACGCGGGCATGGTGCAGTTCAAGGACGTCTTCACCGGCCGCGAAAAGCGGGACTACTCCCGCGCCACCACCTCCCAGAAGTGCGTGCGCGCGGGCGGCAAGCACAACGATCTCGACAACGTGGGCTACACCGCCCGCCACCATACGTTCTTCGAGATGCTCGGCAACTTCTCCTTCGGCGACTACTTCAAGGCCGAGGCCATTGCCTACGCCTGGGAGTTCGTCACCCGGACGCTGGGGCTGCCCATCGAGCGGCTGGCCGTCACCGTCTTCAACGGCGAGCAGGGCGTCCCCTGGGACGCCGAGGCCTTCGAGCTGTGGGCCCAGCAGGGGGTCCCGCGCGACCGCATCCTCAAGCTGGGCTACAAGGACAACTTCTGGGCCATGGGGGACACCGGGCCGTGTGGCCCGTGTTCGGAGATCCACTACCACCAGGGCGATGACATCCCCTGCTCCGAGGCGGCCGCCGGACGGCCGTGCCAGGGAGTGGCGTGTGACTGCGACCGCTGGCTGGAGATCTGGAACCTGGTGTTCATGCAGTTCGAGCGCAAGGAGAAGGACGCGCCGCTCATCCCCCTGCCCAAGCCGTCCATCGACACCGGGGCGGGCCTGGAGCGCATCGCCTCCGTCGTGCAGGGCAAGCGCTCCAACTACGACACGGACCTGTTCCAGGGCATCCTGGGCACCGTGAGCGAGCTGGTGGGCAAGCCCTACACGCAGGAGGGCGGCGCCTCCATGCGCGTCATCGCGGACCACAGCCGCGCGGCCGCGTTCCTCATCTCCGACGGGGTGCAGCCCTCCAACGAGGGCCGCGGCTACGTGCTGCGCCGGATCATGCGCCGGGCCATCCGCCACGGCTCGCTGCTGGGCCTGGAGGACGTGTTCTTCTTCAAGGTGGTGGACCGCGTCATCGGCCTGATGAGCGACGCCTACCCGGAGCTGCGCGAGGGCCGCACCTTCGTCCTCGAAGTCTGCCGCCACGAGGAGGAGACGTTCCGGCGGACGCTCGACCGGGGCATGAAGCTCATCGACGAGGGCATCGCCAAGCTCAAGCAGGCCGGGGAGACGAAGCTGTCGGGCGCCGAGGTCTTCTACCTGCACGGCACCTACGGCTTCCCGTGGGATTTGACGCAGATCATCCTGCGCGAGCGCGGCTTCGACGCGGACCTGGACGGCTTCTGGAAGGAGATGGAGAAGGAGGCCGACAAGAACAAGTTCGGCGGCTCGGGCGAGAAGGCGATCAGCACCGTCTACCAGACGCTGGCGGAGCGCCTGGGCACCTCCGAGTTCCTGGGCTACGAGGGCGAGGGGCACGAGGGCGAGGGCTCCGTGCGCGCCATCCTCAAGGACGGGCACGAGGTGGGCCAGGCCTCCGCGGGCGAGACGGTGGAGCTGGTGCTGGACCGCACCCCCTTCTACGGCGAGTCCGGCGGCCAGCAGGGGGACACGGGACAGATCACCGGCCACGGCGGCAAGGCCGTGGCGCAGGTGACGGACGTGCAGCGCCCCGTTCCGGGCCTCATCGTCCACCATGTGCAGGTGAAGGAGGGCACCTTCCAGACCGGCGAGATGGTGCAGGCGGGCGTGGACAACCAGCGGCGCAAGTCCATCCGCGCCAACCACTCGGCCACGCACCTGCTGCACAAGGCGCTCAAGATGGTGCTGGGGGACCACGTGAAGCAGGCGGGCTCCGTGGTGGCCCCGGACTTCCTGCGCTTCGACTTCTCGCACTTCTCGGTGCCCACCCCCGAGCAGCTCGAGCAGGTGGAGGACATCGTCAACACCTGGGTGCGGGAGAACACCGAGGCCCAGACGCGCGTCATGAAGCTGGACGAGGCGAAGAAGTCCGGCGCGGTGGCCATGTTCGGCGAGAAGTACGGGGAGACGGTGCGCGTCGTCACCGTGCACCCCCAGTCCACCGAGCTGTGCGGCGGCACGCACGTGCGGCGCAGCGGCGACATCGGGCTTTTCAAGATCCTCAGCGAGGGCGGCATCGCCTCGGGCGTGCGGCGCATCACCGCGGTGACGGGCCTGGGCGCGCTCCAGTACCTGCGGGAGACGGAGCGCGAGCTGCGCAAGGCGGCCGACCTGCTGAAGACCAGCCCCAAGGAGCTGTCCAAGCGCGTGGAAGCCACCCAGAAGCGCGTGAAGGAGCTGGAGCGCAAGGTCGAGGAGGTGGCGGTCAAGGCCCAGACGGCGTCCAACAAGGACGTGCTGGAGCAGGCGCGCGAGGTGAACGGCATGAAGGTGCTGGCCATCCGCGTGGATCCAGCCGACGACAAGATCTACCGCGGGCTGGCCGACCAGCTCCGGGACCGGATCCGCTCGGGCGTGGTGGCCATCGGCGGCGAAAAGGACGGCAAGGCGCTCATCCTCGTGGCCGTCACCAAGGATGTGGTGGAGAAGGGCATCAGCGCGGGAGCCCTCGTCCGGGAGATGGCCAAGGAGGTGGGCGGCAAGGGCGGAGGCAAGGCGGACATGGCGCAAGCCGGAGGCCCCGATGCGTCCAAGCTCCCCGCGGCGCTCGACAAGCTCTATGAGCTGACGAAGGGCCCGGGCGCGGCATGAGCCTGAGAGCCCCCCTCGCCCCCCTCTTTCTGACGGCGGCCCTCGTGGGGGGCTGTCCGAAGGAAGAGGCGCCCGTCCCGGAAGACCGCACGCTCTCCAAGTTGCGGGCCGAGGTGGACCGCGTGGGGCGAGGGGGGCCGCCTTCGGGCCCTCCGGGGGCCGCTTCGGCGCCCGAGGATCCCAACGCGACCCTCGCGGGCCTGGCCTCGGGCCAGGAGTACACCCAGAAGCGGAAGCTGCATCCCCCCGAGCCGAACGACACCGTGCACGTGGGCACGGTGGCCGTGAAGCTCATGGGCCTGGAGGCCTCGCACGGCGTCCAGGGCTCGGGGAAAGTCGCCCTCACCACCGAGGAGCTGTTCCTGCGCGTTCAGCTCATCGCCCAGAACGTGGGGGCAACGGCCACCCCCCTCGCCCTGGACCGGGCAAAGCTGGTGGACCCTGCTGGCCAGGAGCACTCCGTGGCACGGGACGTCCAGATCGTCGCCGGCACACGGGAGTTGCAGCGCACCTGGAGCCCGGAAGAGCGCTCCGAGATCATCCTTTTCTTCGAAGTTCCCCCCTCGGCCCTGGGGGCTGGACTGACGCTGGTGCTTCCCTCCACCAGCGGAGACGTCCGCCTCGCGCTCCAGTGAACTCTCCGTGAGGCGTCAACGGTGACGGTCGCGCCCAAGCTCATCCCGCTGCGCATCCGCCTTCCGTACACCACGGACGAGGAGTTCATCGACAAGTACGGCGCCAATGTCGCGCGCGGAGGGGTGTTCATCGCCACCCGGGCCCCCAAGGAGGAGGGCACCGCGCTCGCCTTCGAGTTCGTCCTCGCCACTGGCACGCGCCTGCTCCGGGGCGAGGGCGTCGTCGTGAAGGCGCAACTGGACGACAGCGGTGGGCGCGCAGGCATGACCGTGCGCTTCACGAAGCTGGACGCGCCCAGCAAGG
Protein-coding sequences here:
- a CDS encoding bifunctional riboflavin kinase/FAD synthetase codes for the protein MKVFHSVAEARELAGGALALGNFDGVHVGHQALFAEARRHGVASAFTFHPHPGKVLQPDLAPKLITLLPRKLELFEACGLSAAVVQPFSREYARTSAAAFEEALLDELGIKSLVVGSDFTYGAKRSGTVDTLAEAALRRGARVHKVAPVTVDGVVASSSRVREYILEGRVGAAHRLLGRPFDLDGTVVTGAGRGRGIGFPTANVDTQNELRPAPGVYAIRVRVKNEPSSPWRPGAANIGVKPTFGGSEVTIEAHLMDFSGDLYGQELRVQFLERLRPEQRFGSVAELTGQIKRDVEAARTVIARADV
- the trmB gene encoding tRNA (guanine(46)-N(7))-methyltransferase TrmB codes for the protein MARPRLLPDPVGLKFMNLEAPPDWDAEFGFPGPLELEIGSGAGGHALEYCRRNPQVRYVAFEWRKKYARDTQARGEKMGLKNLRVLEADARAVVPRLFAAGSLAAIHLQFPDPWWKRAHFKRAIILPDFARVLLDKLAPGGRFDMRTDVEDRGHAMLSILEEVGFLNPLGQGVFHPYDPEEVPSTRERRYLQSGEPVYRGRLVKPG
- a CDS encoding diguanylate cyclase, which produces MPEGGRRAGSEGAGRTVLIVDDDPTHVQHVREGLAPQGYRFREARDGAQALSAIREHRPDLILMDVEMPGLGGVEVCRIVKANAGEGGFGFIPVILMTARQAAGKVEGLELGADDYLVKPFDMLELSARVKSMLRLKALQDALIEKNRELDRANKELARKREELLTLSRTDPLTSLSNRRYFEERLAEEFARARRYRSPLSLVMLDIDHFKRINDTYGHPFGDEVLRAVALVSRTRLREVDLLARYGGEELIALLPETSPADALRACERVREAIESLRLDYRASDGTSQKVSCTASLGLASLPSVPLQTAEDLLRAADECLYKAKEAGRNRVRQYEE
- a CDS encoding cupredoxin domain-containing protein; the protein is MHFFSKLIKPLLALAAAGLMLQAAQGCTSEKGSADKGPAYAPAPKARAPGEGPRVITLDVTEKGYEPSPIALNKDEPVKLVVTRKTDHTCATEIILKDYGINTPLPLNTPVEIAFTPDKTGTLTYGCAMGQMISGTFMVE
- a CDS encoding helicase C-terminal domain-containing protein; the encoded protein is MSGAAELFTRHVFLDLETTGLDPRVDEVIELGALFFEHGREVRRIARMYAPSRPLPITIRRLTGIEDAMLAGKPRFGSDLDELREALTGWTVVAHNAPFEKGFLPKLLGPIRAPVLDSCELLHYLHPELSSHSLEAMMRWAGLKPRSTHRVETDCEATYAVLSRALEGCIREGRADDISDLLAVLDPQARGGLRLAQVEAGEAPASESPAEERPLLAMLHRLWEACRATPVALTLQKTGGFLPGQPERLRAGGAKAPPEPEPDTPVQPVRPEEVQALLGPGGALERSVEGFTSRPAQLDMAQAVARTLSEGGRLAVEAGTGTGKSLAYLAPAALFAARNGRKVGVAPHTKTLQDQLIDKDLPRLHRATGGAFGYALLKGQTNYVCRRRALDATLAEPGMRHEARAPRAYLRAFLRRSPDGDLDKLSHWFRERFPVLGALVPSVRSEAATTLGEKCPHHRRCYYHSAVAQARAADVLVINQSLAFAWPQRYPKLDHLVLDEAHEVEDVATTALTLELSDSAFARLTERLHGRDGRHGFFAELRRALAGTRRAEGKRLMSDVESALHTLLAVARDLGERVTALCEPAATPNEDSDETAYAPELRVTEAVRAWPTWAPVHEGLGDMREALRELHKLLAVRTLELLPELAARQPALERELSGAVSELTELTGLAEELSGEPSRSRCYAATAEPKRHRWSLGAQPVDVSAFVAHEFAAQKRALVLTSATLSTGPESPFVLKRLGLLGRGEGPAPHLLRAPSPFQLRKQALVVLVTDAPRAHEEPFIAWAALRISGLAQVMGGRVLGLFASTRRMERIAREVQTRLDPWGIEVMRQTRGHGRSLAARQERDSGTVLLGTKSFWQGVDIPGRGVACVFIDKLPLEPASRPLVAAREETLARGGNEYLGFLQYRMPRALLLLRQGVGRLIRSQEDRGVVVIADPGHPSYRQHLLDALAGYRVEALPWAQARLKLHAELQEMGLTVERHRP